TATAGCTAGTCCCTTTTAGCACATCCCCATTCAAGTCTGTTAAGGGGCCATGGCTAGTTACACGAGTGTCAATGTAGTTGAAAGCGGCATGGAATTGCAACCCTCTAATAGGCCTGTAATACAATTCCAGCTCCACGCCTTGAGAATAGCCATTAATGGGGCGCACATTGCCTTTCATAGGGCCACTCGTATAGACTGAATACTGCCCGGTGGCAAAATCGCGCGCCCAAATCCTAAAGTAGTCCGCATTGAAGCTAAACTTATCCTTATAGGTGTAGCGTGCTCCTGCTTCCACCGTGTCAAAGTGTTGGGTAAAATACTCCGCTCCTCCATAGCTCAAAACGTCTAATTGAGGCGGGACAAAAGAGCGTTGGTAGTTGAAGTAGGTAAGCACATTGTGATCGCCTTGCACAGGGATAAAGCCAATGTTGGTTGAGGGCATCCAATTGTTCATGTGCTTGATTTTTCTTAAATCCTTCTCAGGGATTTGCGCCCAATTAGCCGCATTTTCGTTGTTGTATTGCACAAAAGCGTAGCGCAAACCAGGCACAATAAAAAAGCGCCCATCCCAAGCTTCAATGCGATCGCTCAAATAAACTGCTGTGTAATTGTTACGCCAATTATTCCAGTTTCTATAAACGCCATGCTTGATGTGGGGTTTCCAACCGCTCATCACGTTAGCACCCTCACACAAGAATCCTGCCCCCTCACCGCTCGTTTTAGTGGCACATTCATTGGTGTTTAAGTATTGGCGTTGTAAAAAAGTGGTGGTCATGAAACGCAAGCCCATGATAAAGGTTTGCTTGACTTTCCCGGTATTGACGATCAGATTCACTTTAGGCTCAAAAGCGTTGTTAATGGAGCGCACAGGGTTTTCTACTTCTGCCCAACCATTGTAGTTGGTGGCATAATAAGGCACAGCCAAGTTATACCCTGCCGGAAGTCCCGCCGCCCTGCATGCCGCTTCGCTAAAGCAAGTAACCATGTTAGCGCTATTGTAGCTAGAGCTCACCTGAAAGTCCCTAGTCATCAACTGCCCATAGTAAGTGAAGCTAAAAGTCCCGCCCACTTTGTCTAAATCCCCAAAGCGGTTTTCATACACAGCCCCAAAGCGTTGTGAGCGCCCGCCTTTTTGGTTTAAGGGGCGCAAATTAGCGAAGCGGTTTATTTTGTAATCTTGCTCGCTGAGTGATCCCGGTTGGGCGATAGCAAAATCGTAGTATTGGTAATAGGCTTTAATCCCATTGTTTTCATTGATGTCATAGATCCCATCTAGCCAATAGTTTGAAATACTAGAGGGGCTATTATCCCTAAAGCCTTGTCCTCTAACCCAGTTAGCTTGCGCTTGGATACCCACATGCTTATTGATCATCCCTCCGCTCCTCACATAAGTGTTATAGAGGAGGTTATTGCCTAAAGACTTGATGAAAGAAGGATCGCCGGTTTTATCAGGGGGAGCGGCAAAACCGGCGTTTCTAGCCTTAGCCCAATAAGTGATCCTTTCAGCCGCTTGGTTTTCCCATTGAGTAGGAATGGGCTTAGTGATGATATTGACAATACCCCCATAAGTGTTAGGCCCGTATTGCACGCTGCCTCCACCCTTGATCACATCAATGCGATCAATGGCTTGAAAGGTAACAGGGAAAATGTCTAGCTCAATGTGAGCGTAGGGGGCCATATAAACAGGAATACCATTAACTAACATCAGCGTCGCATCGCTATGCCCTGAACCTCCCGCTCCAAAGCCACGGATTTGGATAGTGGGCATAGCCCCCACACCTGTCGCGTTCCTAATTTGCAGACCGGGGACATTCTGTAAAGCTTCTTCAATGCTTTGGTTAGCTTGTTGGGTGAGCGCTTTATTAGAGATCACCGTGCGGCTTCCTGTGTATTTTTTCACTTCTTCATCTTGCCAACTCTTAGGCGCAGTAATCCCGCTATAACCCAAATTGACCTGCCCAGAATAATCAGATTTATCCTTTTTCCCGGCAGTAGAAACCTTGCCCAAAGTGTAGTCTTTATCCTTAGCGAACAAAGACTCTTGGCAAATCAAGCTGGCAGTTAAAGCCAACAGAACCTTTTTATGCAACGCAAACTCCTTAATGTTTTAAGAGATTAAAAAATAATTTAAATTTTTCAAGTAAAATCACACCAATAACGAACGCCTATTAAGTAATAAAAACAAAAAAAACTTAATAATTTGCGAATTTTATCATAAAAATTCTTAAAATTTTATTAATCCCATGAAAATCTTTTTTTTTTTTTTTGATTTCGCTCGGTTTTAGTAGAAGATACCCATTTTTGACACACAGATAGCTTGCATGTGTTCTCAAAACACACAAGACATTCTTTGACGCTCAAAGCGGTTTAATTTTTCATCTAAACACTGCCCCTTTTTTTAACTTTTTATCGTTTTGTTTGAAAAGCGATCAGCGACTCATTATAAAAGATGGCTTCTTATCTTTAATTTTACAGCTATTGATAATGAGATCTAAGATCTCTAAAACCTGCTTTTCTTCTTCGTTGCTATGTTTTGCGCTCACCGTGGGGTTGTATTCGGTTACCTCAACGGCTCTTAATCTGTCTTTAAAGCTTTCTAAAAGCAAGCCCAATAATTGCTTGAGCTCATCAAAACTCAGCCCGTTATTTTCACGCACGCCGGTAGAAGTGAAAAGCTTGCCATCCATAATGTCTAAATCCAAACTCAAATAAATAAT
This is a stretch of genomic DNA from Helicobacter pylori. It encodes these proteins:
- a CDS encoding ligand-gated channel, whose amino-acid sequence is MHKKVLLALTASLICQESLFAKDKDYTLGKVSTAGKKDKSDYSGQVNLGYSGITAPKSWQDEEVKKYTGSRTVISNKALTQQANQSIEEALQNVPGLQIRNATGVGAMPTIQIRGFGAGGSGHSDATLMLVNGIPVYMAPYAHIELDIFPVTFQAIDRIDVIKGGGSVQYGPNTYGGIVNIITKPIPTQWENQAAERITYWAKARNAGFAAPPDKTGDPSFIKSLGNNLLYNTYVRSGGMINKHVGIQAQANWVRGQGFRDNSPSSISNYWLDGIYDINENNGIKAYYQYYDFAIAQPGSLSEQDYKINRFANLRPLNQKGGRSQRFGAVYENRFGDLDKVGGTFSFTYYGQLMTRDFQVSSSYNSANMVTCFSEAACRAAGLPAGYNLAVPYYATNYNGWAEVENPVRSINNAFEPKVNLIVNTGKVKQTFIMGLRFMTTTFLQRQYLNTNECATKTSGEGAGFLCEGANVMSGWKPHIKHGVYRNWNNWRNNYTAVYLSDRIEAWDGRFFIVPGLRYAFVQYNNENAANWAQIPEKDLRKIKHMNNWMPSTNIGFIPVQGDHNVLTYFNYQRSFVPPQLDVLSYGGAEYFTQHFDTVEAGARYTYKDKFSFNADYFRIWARDFATGQYSVYTSGPMKGNVRPINGYSQGVELELYYRPIRGLQFHAAFNYIDTRVTSHGPLTDLNGDVLKGTSYNKHFPFVSPFQFIFDARYNWRKTTIGISSYFYSRAYSGISNSAAGGYYGMQYYSGGNNYESVLNSGYQCEAWCMTQHEGLLPWYWVWNIQVSQIFWENGRHRVTGSLQINNIFNMKYYFTGIGSSPAGLQPAPGRSVTAYLNYTF